In one window of Gemmatimonadaceae bacterium DNA:
- a CDS encoding sigma-54-dependent Fis family transcriptional regulator has protein sequence MPSVLIVDDEPNIRRMVGALLSAEGYDVRDAADGATGLALADAVEPDVALVDLMMPGDMDGLALLGKLRERRPDLPVVMMSGRAALTDAVRATKLGAFTFLEKPLTPEGVLLALGSAIELRQARRAAQALREDLGISGEMIGDSPVLRDVRALIARVGPTDARVLITGESGTGKELVAAALHLASARRERPFVRVNCAAIPRDLVESEMFGHERGAFTGATDRRIGRFELAHTGTLFLDEVGDLHADAQAKLLRAIEAREIERVGGGKPIKIDVRILAATNKDLARAVGDGSFREDLFFRLNVIPIALPPLRDRPGDLPALVRHFADRHRTRTGRPLVRWTDEALSALSAYRWPGNVRELANIVERLAILHAGSEIGVREVQGVLPVTGTGVDAAVGGDATTGDEATLLPLSDALDAYERRLIAAALAHSDGNVAEAARRLQTDRPNLYRRMRRLGLA, from the coding sequence ATGCCCAGCGTATTGATCGTTGATGACGAGCCGAATATCCGGCGGATGGTCGGCGCACTGCTGAGCGCCGAAGGGTATGACGTGCGCGATGCCGCCGACGGTGCCACGGGGCTGGCGCTGGCCGACGCCGTGGAGCCGGATGTCGCGCTGGTGGACCTGATGATGCCGGGCGACATGGATGGACTCGCCCTGTTGGGCAAGTTGCGAGAACGTCGCCCCGATTTGCCGGTGGTCATGATGAGCGGACGGGCCGCACTGACCGATGCCGTGCGCGCGACGAAACTCGGCGCCTTCACGTTCCTGGAGAAGCCGCTCACGCCTGAGGGCGTATTGCTGGCGCTCGGCTCGGCCATCGAATTGCGGCAGGCGCGGCGCGCCGCCCAGGCGCTGCGGGAAGACCTGGGTATTTCCGGCGAGATGATTGGCGACTCGCCGGTGTTGCGCGATGTGCGCGCGTTGATCGCGCGCGTGGGCCCCACCGATGCGCGCGTGCTGATCACGGGCGAATCCGGCACCGGCAAGGAGCTGGTTGCCGCAGCGCTGCATCTGGCCAGTGCTCGCCGCGAACGTCCGTTCGTGCGCGTCAACTGCGCCGCCATTCCGCGCGACCTCGTGGAAAGCGAGATGTTCGGCCATGAGCGCGGGGCGTTCACCGGCGCCACCGATCGCCGCATCGGGCGATTTGAACTGGCGCATACGGGGACGTTGTTCCTGGATGAAGTGGGCGACCTGCACGCCGACGCGCAGGCCAAGCTGCTGCGCGCGATTGAAGCGCGGGAAATCGAGCGGGTGGGGGGCGGTAAGCCGATCAAGATCGATGTGCGGATTCTGGCGGCCACCAACAAGGATCTCGCGCGCGCCGTTGGCGACGGTTCGTTCCGGGAGGACCTGTTCTTCCGATTGAACGTCATTCCGATTGCGTTGCCGCCATTGCGCGATCGTCCGGGCGACTTGCCAGCGTTGGTGCGACACTTTGCCGATCGCCACCGGACCCGCACCGGCCGTCCGCTCGTACGCTGGACCGACGAAGCGCTGTCCGCGCTGTCCGCCTACCGCTGGCCGGGGAACGTGCGGGAACTCGCGAACATCGTCGAACGCCTGGCCATCCTGCACGCGGGCAGCGAGATCGGCGTCCGTGAAGTACAGGGCGTGCTGCCGGTGACCGGGACCGGTGTCGACGCGGCGGTCGGCGGGGACGCGACGACGGGCGACGAGGCGACGCTGCTGCCGCTCAGCGATGCGCTGGACGCCTATGAACGCCGACTCATCGCTGCGGCCTTGGCACACAGCGACGGCAATGTGGCGGAAGCTGCTCGACGCCTGCAAACCGATCGCCCGAATCTGTATCGCCGCATGCGGCGTCTGGGGCTGGCGTGA
- a CDS encoding HNH endonuclease, with product MIAGCLALNASYEPLTMVPLRRALRLVIDGKAEIVEAEHERPVRSERNAFPRPVVIRLTRFVHVPRRFRRQVTNTFLFARDDYCCQYCGRPSADLKPRESLTRDHLIPMSRGGLNEWTNVVTACSSCNTRKANRLPDEIGMHPLHVPVEPHFVHLSWAVRRLTPIQARYIRVFYGEATLRQLEELERVSRPRSVVGA from the coding sequence ATGATCGCCGGTTGTCTCGCGCTGAATGCGTCCTACGAGCCACTGACGATGGTGCCCCTCAGACGGGCGCTGCGGCTGGTCATCGACGGCAAGGCGGAAATCGTCGAGGCGGAGCACGAAAGACCGGTGCGTTCGGAGCGCAATGCGTTTCCGCGCCCGGTGGTCATTCGATTGACGCGATTCGTGCACGTCCCCCGTCGGTTTCGCCGACAGGTCACCAACACGTTTCTCTTCGCCCGCGACGACTACTGCTGCCAGTACTGTGGACGCCCGTCGGCCGACCTCAAGCCGCGCGAATCGCTTACCCGTGACCACCTGATTCCGATGTCGCGCGGTGGGCTCAACGAGTGGACCAACGTGGTGACGGCGTGCAGCAGCTGCAATACGCGCAAAGCCAATCGTCTGCCCGACGAAATCGGCATGCATCCGCTCCACGTCCCCGTTGAGCCGCACTTCGTGCATCTCAGTTGGGCCGTGCGTCGGCTGACGCCGATTCAGGCGCGGTACATTCGTGTGTTCTACGGTGAGGCCACGCTGCGGCAACTGGAAGAGCTTGAGCGCGTGAGCCGGCCACGGTCCGTCGTCGGCGCCTAA
- a CDS encoding amidohydrolase family protein, with translation MRASTAERRVYTAQWVMPIADATIADGAVVVDGTRIAYVGTIRDLPAAFTDDPRTELGNAVLLPGLVNAHTHLELTAMRGFLEGLAFRDWLGVLTRARRECFEPESLYDSSCAGLEEALRNGITTCADTTESGAPLDAMRDLGMRGIGFLEVFGPDPTHQASALSGLMQKAATLRQRDTTLVQTGLSPHAPYTVSAGLFRAVAEYARHEAWPVAVHIAESDAESRFVRDGQGPFADALRARGIAVAPQARSPIALLDACGILACEPLLIHAIRVDDDDIARLADRGARVVHCPISNLKLGHGVAPLAQFRAAGIAVGLGTDSVASNDRMDLLGEARQAALLHSMRSGIPDALSAQDALHLATLGGARALGLADRIGSLEVGKEADLAAFSLAPADARPVHDPAVTLVHVLAGASTATLVVVAGRERVRHGTVIDADSSRHARIEALGARLRAWRTRYLMS, from the coding sequence GTGCGCGCATCCACCGCCGAGCGGAGGGTCTACACGGCGCAGTGGGTGATGCCGATTGCGGACGCGACGATTGCCGACGGCGCGGTCGTGGTCGACGGCACCCGCATTGCATACGTCGGGACCATCCGCGACCTCCCGGCCGCGTTCACCGACGACCCTCGCACGGAGCTCGGCAACGCCGTGCTGCTTCCCGGCCTCGTCAATGCCCACACGCATCTCGAATTGACCGCGATGCGTGGATTTCTCGAAGGGCTGGCATTCCGCGATTGGCTGGGCGTGCTCACCCGCGCCCGCCGTGAATGCTTCGAACCGGAGTCGCTGTATGACTCGTCGTGCGCCGGACTCGAGGAGGCGCTGCGCAACGGGATCACCACGTGTGCCGATACAACCGAGTCCGGCGCGCCGCTCGACGCCATGCGTGATCTGGGGATGCGCGGCATCGGCTTTCTGGAAGTCTTCGGACCGGATCCAACGCATCAGGCATCGGCGCTATCGGGGCTCATGCAGAAGGCGGCGACGCTGCGCCAGCGCGACACGACACTGGTGCAGACGGGGCTGTCCCCTCATGCGCCGTATACGGTATCGGCCGGGCTCTTTCGTGCCGTGGCGGAATACGCGCGCCATGAGGCGTGGCCGGTTGCGGTGCACATCGCCGAGAGCGATGCCGAAAGTCGGTTTGTCCGCGATGGGCAAGGCCCTTTTGCCGATGCGCTGCGCGCGCGTGGCATTGCCGTCGCGCCGCAGGCCCGTTCACCGATTGCGCTGCTTGACGCGTGTGGCATACTCGCCTGCGAGCCCCTCTTGATTCATGCGATTCGTGTCGACGACGACGATATCGCCCGTCTGGCGGACCGGGGTGCCCGCGTCGTGCATTGCCCGATTTCAAACCTCAAGCTGGGCCACGGCGTTGCGCCATTGGCGCAGTTTCGCGCGGCCGGAATCGCCGTGGGACTAGGCACCGATTCCGTCGCCAGCAACGATCGCATGGACCTGCTGGGGGAAGCGCGACAGGCCGCATTGCTGCACTCCATGCGGAGTGGCATTCCCGATGCCCTCAGTGCGCAGGACGCACTCCATCTCGCCACGCTGGGCGGCGCGCGCGCGCTCGGCCTGGCCGACCGCATCGGTTCGCTCGAAGTGGGAAAGGAGGCCGATCTTGCCGCCTTCTCGCTGGCGCCTGCCGATGCACGACCCGTACACGATCCCGCCGTAACGCTGGTGCATGTGCTCGCGGGGGCGTCGACGGCGACACTGGTGGTCGTGGCGGGTCGGGAACGCGTGCGACACGGGACAGTGATCGACGCGGATTCTTCACGTCACGCGCGCATCGAGGCGCTGGGGGCGCGACTTCGCGCGTGGCGAACTCGGTACTTGATGTCCTGA
- a CDS encoding PBP1A family penicillin-binding protein has protein sequence MRFSPSDFARRHPRLAWLGVLAVFGGALGAGVLGGAWMVICRDGRCPSIASLEAYVPRQTSKVYAADGRFITELGLERRTLIRLDQIPKHVRDAVVMTEDHRFYRHDGIDYYRILGSALRNVRAGRYAQGFSTITMQLARNVFSDRISREKTLLRKLKEARVARAIEQRYSKDKILELYLNQVYLGNGAYGVETAAQRYFGKSIRDVSVAEAAMLAGLLKGPERYNPRRFADRAILRRNTVLEIMRRERVITAADASLAKAFPLQLAQRTESGDVAPYYLEWVRTQLLEHFGDRLYDEGLKVYTSLDLDIQGAAERALENQLKAIEAGRHGAYKHLTYEAYTARSAEGGETGAANSPYLQGAFVAVDPRSGAVRAMVGGRDFGDSKFNRAVQALRQPGSTFKPIVYATAIHEGLSAAQVVDDSPISLDQLSGEAWTPQNYDMKFMGPIPLRKALYMSRNLAAIRTGMAVGPQAVINMAHRFGISTNIPPYPSMFIGSADVYPVEMIGAYSVFANLGLRTTPHAIVKVENAQGKVVWQPQFSRDAVLSPEEAWLMVSMMKDVVVRGTAARIWGSGFHVPAGGKTGTTNDGSDVWFIGYTADLVAGVWMGFDRPTKIKANAQGGELAAPAWSAFMTEVYRRKPQPPDWPRPDGVVVREIDALTGRLATSACTANLVTEFFVAGTEPTHTCTENVPNALILRVDSTLRANARDTVRPPPPRNE, from the coding sequence ATGCGATTCTCTCCCTCCGATTTCGCGCGCCGCCATCCCCGGCTGGCCTGGCTTGGTGTGCTCGCCGTCTTTGGCGGTGCACTCGGTGCGGGAGTGCTTGGGGGCGCCTGGATGGTCATTTGCCGGGACGGCCGCTGTCCGTCCATTGCCTCGCTCGAGGCCTACGTGCCGCGACAGACGTCCAAGGTGTACGCCGCCGACGGGCGCTTCATCACGGAGCTCGGACTGGAGCGACGCACGCTGATTCGCCTCGACCAGATCCCCAAGCATGTGCGGGACGCGGTGGTGATGACTGAGGACCACCGATTCTATCGCCACGACGGCATCGACTACTATCGAATCCTCGGATCCGCGCTTCGTAACGTGCGGGCCGGGCGGTATGCGCAGGGGTTCTCGACCATCACCATGCAGCTCGCTCGCAATGTCTTCTCTGATCGTATCTCGCGAGAGAAGACACTGCTGCGGAAGCTCAAGGAAGCCCGCGTCGCCCGCGCCATCGAGCAACGATACTCCAAGGACAAGATTCTCGAGTTGTACCTGAATCAGGTCTACCTGGGCAACGGCGCTTATGGCGTCGAGACGGCGGCGCAGCGGTATTTCGGCAAGTCCATTCGCGATGTGTCCGTTGCCGAGGCGGCCATGCTGGCCGGCCTGCTCAAGGGCCCCGAGCGCTACAATCCTCGGCGGTTCGCCGATCGTGCCATTCTGCGTCGCAATACGGTGCTGGAAATCATGCGCCGTGAGCGCGTCATCACCGCCGCCGACGCGTCATTGGCCAAGGCATTTCCCCTGCAATTGGCGCAGCGCACCGAGTCCGGTGATGTGGCACCCTATTACCTCGAGTGGGTGCGCACCCAGCTGCTGGAGCACTTTGGTGACCGACTCTACGATGAAGGCCTGAAGGTCTACACGTCATTGGATCTGGACATCCAGGGAGCGGCCGAACGCGCACTGGAGAACCAGCTCAAGGCCATTGAAGCCGGTCGACACGGTGCCTACAAACACCTGACCTACGAGGCGTACACGGCGCGATCGGCCGAGGGGGGCGAGACGGGTGCCGCCAACTCGCCGTATCTGCAGGGCGCATTCGTGGCGGTCGATCCGCGCAGTGGAGCCGTGCGCGCGATGGTGGGAGGGCGCGATTTCGGCGATTCGAAGTTCAATCGTGCCGTCCAGGCCCTTCGTCAGCCCGGCTCGACATTCAAGCCCATCGTGTATGCCACGGCCATTCATGAAGGCCTGAGTGCGGCGCAGGTGGTGGACGATTCGCCCATCTCCCTCGATCAGTTGTCGGGTGAGGCGTGGACCCCGCAGAACTACGACATGAAGTTCATGGGCCCCATTCCGTTGCGGAAAGCCCTCTACATGTCGCGCAATCTGGCGGCCATCCGTACGGGCATGGCGGTCGGTCCGCAGGCGGTCATCAACATGGCGCACCGTTTCGGCATCAGCACGAATATTCCGCCGTATCCGTCGATGTTCATCGGCTCAGCCGATGTCTACCCGGTCGAGATGATCGGGGCGTACTCGGTATTCGCCAACCTCGGGCTGCGCACCACACCGCACGCCATCGTGAAGGTGGAGAATGCGCAGGGCAAAGTGGTCTGGCAGCCGCAATTCAGCCGCGACGCCGTCCTGTCGCCGGAAGAAGCGTGGCTCATGGTGAGCATGATGAAGGACGTGGTCGTGCGCGGTACCGCCGCGCGCATCTGGGGGTCCGGATTCCACGTGCCGGCGGGTGGGAAAACCGGAACCACCAACGACGGTTCGGATGTCTGGTTCATCGGGTACACGGCCGACCTCGTGGCCGGTGTCTGGATGGGCTTCGATCGTCCCACAAAGATCAAAGCGAATGCACAAGGTGGTGAGCTGGCCGCACCGGCCTGGTCCGCATTCATGACCGAGGTCTATCGGCGCAAGCCGCAGCCTCCGGATTGGCCTCGTCCCGACGGCGTGGTGGTGCGCGAAATCGATGCGCTCACCGGGCGTCTTGCCACCAGCGCCTGCACGGCCAATCTGGTGACGGAATTCTTCGTGGCGGGAACCGAGCCCACGCACACGTGCACCGAGAACGTGCCGAATGCGCTGATCCTTCGGGTGGACAGTACGCTCCGCGCCAACGCGCGCGACACGGTACGACCGCCGCCACCGCGCAACGAGTGA
- a CDS encoding tyrosine--tRNA ligase, with the protein MTESETPAPIFELAWRELLFQHTEGLASALQRGTVTGYCGFDPTASSLHVGNLIPVMGLMHLQRAGHRPIALVGGGTGMIGDPSGRSSERTLQTLETIAGNADSIRGQLARFLDFDGPRGAKLVNNAEWLTSLSLLDFLRDTGKHFSVNYMLAKDSVKSRLEDGISFTEFSYMLLQAHDFLELHRREGVTLQVGGSDQWGNITAGLELIRKTTGAEAHALTFPLITNANGSKFGKSEAGAVWLDAARTSPYQFFQFWMGADDRDVSRFLRFFTLLERAEIEALDQAVRSAPEKREAQRTLATDVTTRVHGADAARVAREVSALLFEKADASTLSAGALDALRAEIPFAVYAPSAESGAATDGVDVYECLTALGFAASRGAAKRLLEQGGVSVNGVKLSATERTVSRDRLLGGRCLLLRKGARDYGLVDVPAE; encoded by the coding sequence ATGACCGAGTCCGAGACCCCCGCCCCGATTTTCGAGCTTGCCTGGCGCGAGCTCCTGTTCCAGCACACCGAGGGACTCGCCAGCGCGCTGCAGCGCGGCACCGTCACCGGCTACTGTGGTTTCGATCCCACGGCGTCCAGCTTGCACGTGGGGAATCTCATTCCGGTGATGGGGCTGATGCATCTGCAGCGCGCGGGCCATCGTCCGATCGCGCTGGTCGGCGGCGGCACCGGCATGATCGGCGACCCAAGCGGTCGCAGCAGTGAACGCACCTTGCAGACGCTCGAGACCATTGCCGGGAATGCGGACAGCATTCGCGGCCAACTGGCGCGATTCCTCGATTTCGACGGACCGCGTGGCGCCAAGCTGGTGAACAATGCGGAGTGGCTGACCTCCCTGTCGCTGCTCGATTTCCTGCGAGATACGGGCAAGCACTTCTCGGTCAACTACATGCTGGCCAAGGACTCGGTGAAGTCGCGTCTGGAAGACGGGATCTCGTTCACCGAATTCTCCTACATGCTGTTGCAGGCGCACGATTTCCTGGAATTGCACCGGCGCGAGGGCGTGACGCTGCAGGTTGGTGGCAGCGACCAGTGGGGCAACATCACCGCCGGCCTGGAGTTGATCCGGAAGACCACCGGGGCCGAGGCGCACGCTTTGACGTTTCCGCTCATCACCAACGCGAACGGCTCCAAGTTCGGGAAGAGTGAGGCCGGCGCCGTGTGGCTTGATGCCGCGCGCACGTCACCCTACCAGTTCTTTCAGTTCTGGATGGGGGCCGACGATCGCGATGTGTCGCGTTTCCTGCGCTTCTTCACCCTGCTGGAACGCGCGGAGATCGAAGCGCTGGACCAGGCGGTGCGATCCGCTCCGGAAAAACGCGAGGCGCAGCGCACGCTGGCGACCGATGTGACCACGCGCGTGCATGGTGCTGATGCGGCGCGAGTCGCCCGCGAGGTGTCGGCGTTGCTGTTCGAAAAGGCCGATGCGAGCACCCTGTCCGCCGGCGCCCTCGACGCGTTGCGCGCGGAGATCCCGTTCGCCGTCTATGCGCCGTCGGCTGAAAGCGGAGCCGCGACCGATGGCGTCGACGTGTACGAGTGTCTCACGGCCCTGGGATTCGCCGCCTCCCGGGGTGCGGCCAAGCGCCTGCTGGAACAGGGTGGCGTGAGCGTCAACGGTGTCAAACTGTCGGCGACCGAACGCACCGTCTCACGTGATCGTTTGCTGGGTGGCCGCTGTCTGTTGCTGCGCAAGGGCGCGCGCGACTACGGGCTGGTGGACGTGCCTGCCGAGTAG
- a CDS encoding aminotransferase class V-fold PLP-dependent enzyme has product MPFDPYALRTREYGWMANDPTIYLNAASTGPMPASAVAEADRWSRLRAQPHHIPFQWMLDAASTARRQFGQLVGADAEEIALMPNTTYGLNLAARALPLRPGVILTFDGEFPSCVYPFQALRTRGITLDLIPRRDGIPDEDALVKAIARPDVVAVVVSWVQFANGFVADLARIGNACRAHGVFFIVDGIQGCGMRPIDVHALPVDIFASGAQKWQLGPWGTGFVYVRRELVEQLEPLDVGWACMRASSDYTRLTDYEFDFYPDARRFEVVTLSYHDFAVANASTSMLLSAGVANVSAHIERLVAEIVNWVASRADVRLVTPADPARHAGVLSFAPADPAAMSARLQAAHVAHVVREGAVRLSPHCYNTIEEIRQVLAVLDD; this is encoded by the coding sequence ATGCCCTTCGATCCCTACGCGCTTCGCACTCGTGAATATGGCTGGATGGCCAACGATCCGACCATCTATCTGAACGCGGCGTCAACCGGGCCGATGCCGGCGAGTGCCGTCGCGGAAGCCGATCGATGGAGCCGCCTCCGCGCGCAGCCGCACCACATCCCGTTCCAGTGGATGCTGGATGCCGCCTCCACGGCCCGTCGGCAATTCGGGCAGTTGGTCGGCGCTGACGCCGAAGAGATCGCGCTCATGCCCAACACCACCTACGGACTCAATCTTGCGGCGCGTGCGCTGCCGCTGCGTCCCGGGGTGATACTGACCTTCGACGGGGAATTCCCCAGCTGCGTGTATCCGTTCCAGGCGCTGCGCACCCGCGGCATTACCCTCGACCTGATCCCCCGTCGCGACGGCATACCCGATGAGGACGCGCTCGTGAAGGCGATTGCCCGCCCCGACGTGGTGGCGGTGGTTGTGTCATGGGTGCAGTTCGCGAATGGCTTCGTGGCCGACCTCGCGCGCATCGGCAACGCCTGTCGCGCACACGGCGTCTTCTTCATCGTCGACGGCATACAAGGCTGCGGGATGCGGCCAATCGACGTGCACGCCCTGCCCGTGGACATCTTCGCCAGCGGCGCGCAGAAGTGGCAGCTGGGGCCATGGGGCACCGGCTTCGTCTACGTCCGGCGCGAGCTCGTCGAGCAACTCGAGCCGCTGGATGTGGGATGGGCGTGCATGCGCGCGTCGTCCGACTACACCCGCCTCACCGACTACGAATTCGACTTCTATCCCGACGCGCGTCGCTTCGAGGTGGTGACACTGTCCTATCACGACTTCGCGGTGGCGAACGCGTCAACGTCGATGTTGCTGTCTGCGGGCGTTGCCAACGTGTCCGCGCACATCGAGCGTCTGGTGGCGGAAATCGTCAATTGGGTCGCGTCGCGCGCCGATGTACGACTGGTGACGCCGGCCGACCCGGCACGGCACGCCGGTGTGCTCTCGTTCGCGCCCGCCGATCCCGCCGCCATGAGTGCGCGATTGCAGGCCGCGCACGTCGCGCATGTCGTGCGGGAGGGCGCCGTGCGACTCTCGCCCCACTGCTACAACACCATCGAGGAAATTCGTCAGGTGCTCGCCGTGCTCGACGACTGA